TCTGATCCACGCCCTCCCACACCGCCTGGAAGGGGCCGCGCTTGATGGTGATGCGGTCGGCTTCGGGAATGGTGATGCCTGGTGTGGAGATGCCGATGCGATAGCTGTCCACCTTTTCCCCGAGCAGGTTTTCCTCGCTGAACAGCACCGGAACGATTTCAAAAGTGAGGATTTCACCGTCCCGGACGACCTGAACGGCCAGCGGACCGCCTTTGCTCCTGGAGATCGTCTCCTTCATCGCGTTCCAGCTGTCGATGGGCTGCCCGTTGATGGCGACGATCCGGTCCCCTTTGCGCATGCCGGCTTTTTTGGCCGGATAACCTTCGGCCACGTCGCCGACCACGGCCTGAAGGGGCGGCAGCCCGGAAAAACCGGCATCATAGTAGGATACATCGTCCCCCAGGATGTCCTTGGTCACCTTGGTCCGGGGGGTAACGGCGACCTCGAAAACGCTTTTCCCGCGTCTGGCGGCGATCTGGACGGTCCGACCCTGGCCCGCACCCACCAACCGGTTGATGTCGCTCCAGGAGGCCACGTCCTCACCGTCGATGGCCACGATCACGTCGCCGGTCGTCAAACCGGCAACCGCGGCCGGGCTTTCATCGTCCACATGGTTGATCACCGGACGGATGTCCTCGGTGCCCACAAAAAAGAAAAATCCCGTATAGATGATCATGGCCAGAAGCAGGTTGAAAAAGGGCCCGGCGGCCACGATCAGGATCTTCTTGAACACATGTTTATGGGTGAAGGACTTCGGGATCAGTTCGGGATCGATTTCGGCATCCGGTTCGTCACCCACCATCTTGACGTAGCCACCCAACGGGATAGCCGAGACGCGATAGTCGGTGATCCCGACGGTCTTGCCAAACAGGCGCGGTCCGAATCCCAAAGAGAACTTCTCGACGCCGACACCGAACAGCCTGGCGACGAGAAAGTGCCCCAATTCGTGAAAGAAAATCAGAACTCCGAGGACGACGACAAATGCAAAAATACTGGTAGTCATAGGCGATACACTAACGCTCCTGCTGGCGGATCAGTTCCCGGGCCGTTTTACGGGCCCAGCTGTCCGCTGCGAGAATTTCGTCAAGGCCGGCACCATCGTTTTGCGTGTGCCGGCTCAAGGTCCGGTCGATGATTGGGCAGATCCCATTAAAAGGCAGACGGTTTTCCAGAAAGGCCTCCACAGCCACCTCATTGGCGGCATTGAGCACAGCCGGACAGGCTCCGCCCTGCTTGCCGGCGGCATAGGCCAGTGCCAGGCAAGGGAAGCGATCCAGATCCGGTTCTTCAAATGTAAAGGTTCCGATACCGGGAAAATCGGGCACTGGAACATCCAGCGGCAGCCGCCGGGGATGGGAAAGTCCGTAAGCGATGGCCCCTCTCATGTCCGGGATTCCCATCTGGGCAATCACCGCACCGTCCGCATAGGTCACCATGGAGTGGATGATGCTCTGGGGATGCACCACCACTTTGATGCGTGCAAAGTCGATATCGAAAAGCCAACGGGCCTCGATGACCTCCAGTCCCTTGTTCATCAGGGTGGCCGAATCGATGGTGATCTTGCTGCCCATGGACCAGTTGGGATGGCGCAGGGCGTCTTCGGGGGTGATCCCTTCAAAGGCGTCCCTGGGGCGGCTCAAAAAAGGGCCGCCCGATGCGGTCAGCAGAATTTCGCGCACCGCATTGTCTCCCCGACCGGCCATGCTCTGGAAGATGGCGCTGTGCTCGCTGTCCACGGGCATCAGCTTGACGCCGCGCCGGGCAACCCTCTCCATGACGATGGCACCGGCCATCACCAGGGTTTCCTTGTTGGCCAGGGCAATGTCCTTGCCTGCATCGATGGCGGCAAGGGTCGGCATCAGGCCGGCCGCACCGACCATGGCCCCCAGCACCAGATCGGTCTCCGGGCAGGTGGCCGCAGCGATGTACCCGGCTTCCCCGGTTACAATTTCCACATCCAGGTCATCAGGCAAAAGCGCCCTTAACTGTCCGGCATGGTCGTCGTCGATCACGGCTGCCAGGCGGGGCCGAAATTGCACAATCTGCCGGGCCAGTGCGTCTACATTGGTTCTGGCCGTAAGCGCGCACACCTTGAACAGATCCGGAAACCGGCGGACAATATCGAGGGCATTGGATCCAATGGAGCCGGTGGCACCCAGTATGGATAGGTTTTTCATAGCGGTTCGATCTTCCTTGGCCAACTGATGATCCCGATCAGAATATACCGATTTTCAACAGATAGGCAAGCGGCGAGGCAAACAGAAGGGCGTCCAGCCGGTCGAGAAACCCACCATGGCCGGGGAGCAGGGTCCCGGAATCCTTGACGCCGGCCGAGCGCTTGAATTCGGATGCAAACAGGTCACCGATCTGACCGGCAACGCCGATGATCAGGGCGAACAGGATGCAGGGCACGGTTGCCAGGTCCGGCAGCAGCAGGGCTTTATAGCCCAGGGCCACGGCGACATTGGCCGCCAGTCCGCCCAGGCTGCCCTCGATGGTTTTCTTGGGGCTGACCCAGGGGCAGAGTTTGTGGCGCCCCAGGTATGTGCCGGTATAAAAGGCCCCGGTATCACCGGCGAAAACGATCAACAGCGGCCAGAAAAGCCACGCGATGCCGTCGGGGCTGAATCGGATGAGAACCAGAAAAGACAGAAACACAGGGATGTACACCAGACCCAGGACTTGTTTGGCAACCAGTCCGGGTGCCTGCGGATCATCCTTAAAAAGCGGCAGGCTCAATCCGGCCGCCAGGATGAGATCAACGGCCAGAATCATGGGAGCGGCAGCCATTTTCCCGTCGTAAAAGGCCCAGACGATCGCAGGGGCGAAAACCAGCCCGAGGATGGGCATCAGACGTTTCTGGAACGGGCCATCCGGTGCAAATACGATCCGGTAGTACTCCCAGAGCGTGATGATGCTGGCGGCAGCGACCAGCAGGTAAAAAACCACCCCGCCTACCCACACCAGCAGGTAGAGAATGGGCAGGGCGATAATCCCGGTAATCCAGCGCTTCAGGTGCATGGCATTCCTTTGGTTGCGGCCGCAGGGTCGGTCAGCCGGAGGGAACGGCGCCGAAACGCCGCTCCCGCTGCTGGTAATCCTTGAGGATTCGAATGAACTCCTCTTCTCCGAAATCGGGCCACAGCGTCGGTGTAAAAAAAATTTCCGCGTAGGCAATCTGCCAGAGCAGAAAGTTGCTGATGCGCATCTCCCCGCTGGTGCGGATCAGCAGATCCGGGTCCGGCAGTTCACGGGTATACAGGTGATCGGCCACCATTTCGGGGGTTACCGCCGACGGATCGATGGTCCCTTCCTTGGCGGCGGCGGCGATCCGCCTGACCATCTCAACGATCTCGGTGCGTGCACCGTAGCTTAGCGCCAGGGTCAGGATCATCTTTTTATTGGCGGCGGTTTCGGCCATGACGGTCTTCAGGTCCCCGCGCACGGCTTCGGGCAGCCGGTCGATCTGACCGATGACGCAAAGCCGGATATCGTTCTCCATGAGCGTCCGGCGCTCGGCTTCCAGAAAGCGCCGCAGCAGGAACATGAGCCCGGACACTTCGGCCTGCGGGCGCTGCCAGTTTTCGGTGGAAAAAGCGTAGAGGGTGAGGGCTTCGATATTCAGCTTGCGAGCGGCTTGCACGATGGTCCGCACGGCGTCCGCCCCTTTTTCGTGCCCCTTGAAACGGTTTAAGAGGCGCTTTTTCGCCCAGCGGCCGTTGCCGTCCATGATGACGGCAACGTGTTTGGGCATCCGGTCGGGATCAAGTTCATTCCGAATGGAAGAACTAAAATTCAAGGATTTCCTTCTCTTTATCTTTGTAGATCTCGTCAATCTTGGCGATGAATTTGTCGGTGATTTTCTGCACATCGTCCTGGGCCTTGAAGGCGTCGTCTTCGGAGATGTCGCC
This window of the uncultured Desulfosarcina sp. genome carries:
- a CDS encoding 1-deoxy-D-xylulose-5-phosphate reductoisomerase is translated as MKNLSILGATGSIGSNALDIVRRFPDLFKVCALTARTNVDALARQIVQFRPRLAAVIDDDHAGQLRALLPDDLDVEIVTGEAGYIAAATCPETDLVLGAMVGAAGLMPTLAAIDAGKDIALANKETLVMAGAIVMERVARRGVKLMPVDSEHSAIFQSMAGRGDNAVREILLTASGGPFLSRPRDAFEGITPEDALRHPNWSMGSKITIDSATLMNKGLEVIEARWLFDIDFARIKVVVHPQSIIHSMVTYADGAVIAQMGIPDMRGAIAYGLSHPRRLPLDVPVPDFPGIGTFTFEEPDLDRFPCLALAYAAGKQGGACPAVLNAANEVAVEAFLENRLPFNGICPIIDRTLSRHTQNDGAGLDEILAADSWARKTARELIRQQER
- a CDS encoding isoprenyl transferase, whose product is MNFSSSIRNELDPDRMPKHVAVIMDGNGRWAKKRLLNRFKGHEKGADAVRTIVQAARKLNIEALTLYAFSTENWQRPQAEVSGLMFLLRRFLEAERRTLMENDIRLCVIGQIDRLPEAVRGDLKTVMAETAANKKMILTLALSYGARTEIVEMVRRIAAAAKEGTIDPSAVTPEMVADHLYTRELPDPDLLIRTSGEMRISNFLLWQIAYAEIFFTPTLWPDFGEEEFIRILKDYQQRERRFGAVPSG
- the rseP gene encoding RIP metalloprotease RseP translates to MTTSIFAFVVVLGVLIFFHELGHFLVARLFGVGVEKFSLGFGPRLFGKTVGITDYRVSAIPLGGYVKMVGDEPDAEIDPELIPKSFTHKHVFKKILIVAAGPFFNLLLAMIIYTGFFFFVGTEDIRPVINHVDDESPAAVAGLTTGDVIVAIDGEDVASWSDINRLVGAGQGRTVQIAARRGKSVFEVAVTPRTKVTKDILGDDVSYYDAGFSGLPPLQAVVGDVAEGYPAKKAGMRKGDRIVAINGQPIDSWNAMKETISRSKGGPLAVQVVRDGEILTFEIVPVLFSEENLLGEKVDSYRIGISTPGITIPEADRITIKRGPFQAVWEGVDQTYQICRLTLLSIGKLIKGTVSTKTLGGPIMIAEMAGQQAREGLTNLIFFIAVLSINLAVLNFLPIPVLDGGHLLFFFIEAVMGRPINTRMREIAQQAGIFLLIMLMIFVFYNDITRIFSS
- a CDS encoding phosphatidate cytidylyltransferase, which gives rise to MHLKRWITGIIALPILYLLVWVGGVVFYLLVAAASIITLWEYYRIVFAPDGPFQKRLMPILGLVFAPAIVWAFYDGKMAAAPMILAVDLILAAGLSLPLFKDDPQAPGLVAKQVLGLVYIPVFLSFLVLIRFSPDGIAWLFWPLLIVFAGDTGAFYTGTYLGRHKLCPWVSPKKTIEGSLGGLAANVAVALGYKALLLPDLATVPCILFALIIGVAGQIGDLFASEFKRSAGVKDSGTLLPGHGGFLDRLDALLFASPLAYLLKIGIF